In Ostrinia nubilalis chromosome 10, ilOstNubi1.1, whole genome shotgun sequence, a single genomic region encodes these proteins:
- the LOC135075279 gene encoding UNC93-like protein: MTNKDNKPREFGPQEKWRILKNVLLISFAFMAEFTAYSGAANLQSSINSQAGLGTASLTAVYAGLIFSTIFLPVMVIKWLGPKWAISLSFVTYMPYIAAQMYPSFWTLIPAALLLGLGGGPLWCSKCTYLSMIAEAHSKISNISAEALLTRYLGLFFMIYQMSQVWGNLISSLVLTAGDNEAAVTAVNASMIPEVCGANFLPAADAGHAFRQQPPERIQMMIGIYLACMAGAAITVAVGVDSMKRYDTGRSSASKSLSGMSLLVVTAKLLVEPNQLLLVLLNTFVGFQLAFFTADFTAAFVSCAVGTGIVGFVTMTLGLANAISCAVTGYIAKITGRVPLICCATLVHTAIFVTFLAWKPQEGQSYILFIIAVLWGFCDSVWLVQLNAYYGILFPGREEASFASFRLWESVGHIIGYIISPYMRTSQKTYLLLAMMLVGATMYFSVEYKERRRKKLEVQSKEDKGLDNAVFKIAE, from the exons GGTGCAGCCAACTTACAAAGTTCCATCAACTCCCAAGCTGGTCTTGGTACGGCGTCTCTGACTGCCGTATATGCTGGCCTCATCTTCTCTACTATATTCTTACCAGTTATGGTTATAAA ATGGCTTGGTCCAAAATGGGCGATTTCATTATCGTTCGTTACGTACATGCCCTACATTGCTGCCCAGATGTACCCCAGTTTCTGGACCCTGATTCCTGCCGCCCTCCTTTTGGGGTTAGGGGGAGGACCGCTCTGGTGTTCTAAGTGCACTTATTTGTCCATG ATTGCTGAAGCACACAGCAAAATCTCAAATATATCTGCAGAAGCGTTGTTGACGCGTTACCTCGGACTTTTCTTTATGATATACCAAATGAGCCAAGTATGGGGAAACCTTATTTCATCTCTGG TGCTGACAGCTGGCGACAATGAAGCAGCAGTGACAGCGGTGAACGCCAGCATGATCCCGGAGGTGTGCGGCGCCAACTTTCTTCCAGCAGCTGATGCGGGCCACGCCTTCCGTCAGCAACCACCGGAAAGGATACAGATGATGATCG GTATTTACTTGGCGTGCATGGCTGGTGCTGCGATCACTGTCGCTGTAGGAGTAGATTCTATGAAAAG GTATGACACAGGTCGGTCATCAGCGAGTAAGAGTTTGTCCGGGATGTCGCTGCTGGTGGTAACGGCTAAGCTGCTGGTGGAACCCAACCAGTTACTGTTGGTCCTCCTCAACACATTTGTTGGCTTCCAGCTGGCGTTTTTCACTGCGGATTTTACTGCG GCGTTCGTCTCGTGTGCTGTTGGTACCGGGATCGTGGGCTTCGTGACTATGACACTGGGACTGGCGAATGCCATTAGCTGTGCTGTCACTGGATACATTGCAAAG ATCACAGGACGTGTCCCACTGATATGCTGTGCTACACTGGTCCACACTGCGATCTTCGTCACCTTCCTAGCTTGGAAGCCTCAGGAGGGCCAGAGCTATATTCTCTTCATCATTGCCGTATTATGGGGCTTCTGTGACTCGGTGTGGCTTGTGCAGTTGAATG CGTACTACGGCATCCTATTTCCTGGCAGAGAAGAGGCATCCTTCGCCAGTTTCAGGCTCTGGGAGTCGGTCGGTCACATCATAGGGTACATCATTTCCCCCTACATGAGGACCAGCCAGAAGACCTACTTATTACTGGCGATGATGCTAGTGGGAGCCACTATGTACTTCAGCGTAGAGTACAAGGAGAGAAGACGAAAGAAGTTAGAAGTTCAAAGCAAAGAAGATAAGGGACTGGATAATGCTGTGTTTAAGATCGCAGAGtga